A region from the Panicum hallii strain FIL2 chromosome 1, PHallii_v3.1, whole genome shotgun sequence genome encodes:
- the LOC112899243 gene encoding RING-H2 finger protein ATL13-like — protein MSGGNSSWLMPPPSSSPPQPPASALDNVEAKISPSILFIVAILAIVFFVCGLLHLLVRHLLRLRRRRRAREDAESVTAFQGQLQQLFHLHDAGIDQAFIDALPVFLYRNVVGAAGQGEGKDPFDCAVCLCEFSPDDQLRLLPKCSHAFHLECIDTWLLSHSTCPLCRRSLLAELSPTCSPVVMVLESESSRDMAASATRATVDADGEPSGLALPQEGAEEVVEVKLGKFMCVDGNGNANATANDGDGAGTSSDGNGDANAKAGIGQRRCHSMGSYEYVMDERASLRVAIKPPKKKPAVSKSRRRGAMSECEFSASKRGESSLRLPFTAMVQKQQQQQQSDTAMAKLTKDSFSVSKIWMVPSSKKDPEAAGERRAVSFRWPVSKDQEEGKSKKSGSEADWDVEAGSCGGNSVVSSVAEERPSFARRTLLWVVGGRQQSRVGAVHDQDT, from the coding sequence ATGAGCGGCGGTAACTCGTCGTGGCTGATGCctccgccgtcgtcgtcgccgccgcagcCCCCAGCATCGGCGCTCGACAACGTGGAGGCCAAGATAAGCCCCAGCATCCTCTTCATCGTCGCCATCCTGGCGATCGTCTTCTTCGTCTGCGGTCTGCTGCACCTGCTCGTGCGCCACCtgctgcgcctgcgccgccgccgccgcgcgcgggaGGACGCCGAGAGCGTCACGGCGTTCCAGGGCCAGCTGCAGCAGCTCTTCCACCTGCACGACGCCGGCATCGACCAGGCCTTCATCGACGCGCTCCCGGTGTTCCTCTACCGCAACGTCGTCGGCGCCGCCGGCCAAGGCGAGGGCAAGGACCCGTTCGACTGCGCCGTCTGCCTGTGCGAGTTCTCGCCCGACGACCAGCTCCGGCTGCTGCCCAAGTGCAGCCACGCGTTCCACCTGGAGTGCATCGACACATGGCTGCTCTCGCACTCCACGTGCCCGCTCTGCCGGAGGAGCCTCCTCGCCGAGCTCTCGCCGACGTGCAGCCCCGTCGTCATGGTGCTCGAGTCAGAGAGCTCCCGCGACATGGCCGCGTCGGCGACCCGGGCCACCGTCGACGCCGACGGCGAGCCGAGCGGTCTCGCTTTGCCGCAGGAGGGAGCAGAGGAGGTGGTCGAGGTGAAGCTGGGAAAGTTCATGTGCGTGGATGGCAACGGCAATGCGAATGCCACTGCCAACGACGGCGACGGGGCCGGCACCAGCAGCGACGGCAACGGCGACGCCAATGCCAAGGCTGGAATCGGGCAAAGAAGGTGCCACTCCATGGGGTCCTACGAGTACGTCATGGACGAGCGCGCCTCGCTCCGCGTGGCGATCAAGCCGCCCAAGAAGAAGCCCGCGGTCTCCAagtcgcgccgccgcggcgccatGTCGGAGTGCGAGTTCAGCGCGTCCAAGCGCGGGGAGTCATCGCTCCGCCTCCCATTCACAGCAATGGtccagaagcagcagcagcagcagcagtccgACACGGCCATGGCGAAGCTCACCAAGGACAGCTTCTCCGTGTCCAAGATTTGGATGGTGCCGTCGTCCAAGAAGGATCCGGAAGCGGCCGGCGAGAGGCGCGCGGTGTCGTTCCGGTGGCCGGTGAGCAAGGACCAGGAAGAAGGCAAGAGCAAGAAGAGCGGGAGCGAGGCGGACTGGGACGTCGAGGCCGGGAGCTGCGGCGGCAACAGCGTGGTGTCGTCGGTCGCCGAGGAGAGGCCGTCGTTTGCGAGGAGGACCCTGCTCTGGGTCGTCGGAGGCCGGCAACAGAGCAGAGTTGGAGCTGTGCATGATCAGGATACCTGA
- the LOC112900310 gene encoding probable E3 ubiquitin-protein ligase XBOS32, with protein MGFLSLVGNSFGCSASGERLVSAARDGDLQEARALLEYNPRLARYSTFGGRNSPLHYAAAQGHHEIVSLLLESGVEINLRNYRGQTALMQACQYGYWEVVQTLILFNANVHRTDYLNGGTAVHFAALHGHARCLRLVLADYVPSISNFFTQTNHRSSEEDSATDFDHDALVKMVNQKADGGLTPLHMAALNGHVECVQLLLDLGASVSEVTIEDGTTIDLIGAGSAPLHYAACGGNAVCCQLLIARGACITAQNASGWTPLMVARSWQRNSIEEILSKEPEGQIRTLPSPYLCLPLMSIMNIARECGWRYLNQSPVCIDPCAVCLEGSCSVATEGCKHEFCTRCALYLCSTSYTSVSPAGAIPCPLCRHPIISFITLPGTSPIRELPRNSLSLSFCTTCPAVNSDSSASIAAHLYRTEFHCGRMPPMGSSSFRSMSCQRIPAMKLNPVFCLGGMDTNPCLIRCSRFGSSLRRSASQGETTRRAWPVTFNPIVATGN; from the exons ATGGGATTCCTCAGCCTTGTGGGCAACTCCTTTGGGTGCTCTGCTTCCGGTGAGCGGCTTGTCTCAGCTGCCCGCGACGGCGACCTGCAGGAGGCGCGAGCGCTCCTCGAGTACAACCCTCGCCTTGCCCGGTACTCCACATTTGGCGGCCGGAACTCACCGCTGCACTATGCCGCTGCGCAAGGCCACCATGAG ATTGTCTCTCTATTGCTTGAATCCGGCGTTGAGATCAACCTTAGGAATTACAGAGGCCAG ACTGCTTTGATGCAAGCCTGTCAATATGGCTACTGGGAGGTTGTTCAAACACTGATTCTCTTCAATGCAAAT GTTCACAGGACAGATTATCTCAATGGTGGAACCGCTGTCCATTTTGCTGCACTGCATGGTCATGCCCGATGCCTTCGTCTTGTTCTTGCAGATTACGTGCCAAGCATATCAAATTTCTTCACCCAGACAAATCATAGATCATCTGAAGAAGATTCAGCTACTGATTTTGATCATGA TGCTTTGGTCAAGATGGTAAATCAGAAGGCGGATGGAGGCTTAACCCCACTTCATATGGCAGCGTTAAATGGGCATGTAGAGTGCGTGCAACTTTTACTGGACTTAGGAGCATCTGTTTCTGAGGTTACTATCGAGGATGGAACGACTATAGACTTAATAG GAGCTGGTAGCGCCCCACTTCACTATGCTGCCTGCGGTGGAAATGCTGTCTGTTGTCAA CTCCTTATTGCTCGAGGAGCTtgcattactgcacaaaatgcTAGCGG ATGGACCCCATTGATGGTGGCTCGTTCCTGGCAAAGAAATTCAATTGAAGAAATTTTAAGTAAAGAACCAGAGGGCCAGATACGCACTCTTCCATCTCCCTATCTTTGTCTTCCACTCATGAGTATCATGAACATTGCAAG GGAGTGTGGATGGAGATACCTAAACCAGTCACCTGTTTGTATTGACCCCTGCGCTGTCTGCTTAGAAGGGAGCTGTTCTGTTGCTACAGAAG GTTGCAAACATGAATTCTGCACAAGGTGTGCTCTATACCTTTGTTCAACTAGCTACACATCAGTGAGCCCAGCGGGCGCAATACCATGCCCTCTCTGTAGACATCCAATCATCTCTTTCATCACTCTTCCTGGCACGAGCCCTATAAGAGAGCTGCCGAGAAACAGCCTTTCATTGTCATTTTGCACAACATGCCCAGCAGTTAACTCCGATTCTTCTGCTTCGATTGCTGCCCATCTGTACCGGACTGAATTCCATTGTGGGCGCATGCCACCGATGGGCTCGTCCTCCTTCCGCTCGATGAGCTGCCAGAGGATACCAGCGATGAAACTGAACCCAGTATTTTGTCTGGGCGGCATGGACACAAACCCCTGCCTTATAAGATGCTCGAGGTTCGGATCTAGCTTGCGGCGCTCGGCTTCCCAAGGAGAGACTACCAGAAGAGCCTGGCCTGTAACCTTTAACCCAATTGTTGCTACTGGCAACTGA
- the LOC112902113 gene encoding transcription factor IBH1-like 1, protein MSSAGGSSLGMQPGSKRFRDAILKNLLLGLGKGSAAASRGMGLHERRSAIRRAADAALATARGAAPRWSRSLAAELSQGGRDEHLIRPARSAPSSSECKSPMSKMVCSKRIPRRRLRARPKSRATAKAAGVLARVLARKRARALREIVPGGRGMDECTLLGETLDYAVSLKAQVEAMQLLLRTLQAPKNPSMLKNQ, encoded by the exons ATGTCTTCGGCTGGTGGTAGTAGCCTGGGCATGCAGCCGGGGTCCAAGAGATTCAGGGACGCGATCCTCAAGAACCTGCTCCTAGGGCTCGGGaagggcagcgccgccgcgtcGAGGGGCATGGGCCTCCACGAGAGGAGAAGCGCCATCAGgcgcgccgccgacgccgccctcgccaccgccaggggcgccgcgccgcgctggAGCCGGTCCCTGGCGGCGGAGCTCTCGCAGGGCGGCCGGGACGAGCACCTTATTCGCCCTGCCAGGAGCGCGCCTTCGTCGTCCGAGTGCAAGTCGCCGATGAGCAAGATGGTGTGCAGTAAGAGGATCCCGAGGAGGAGGCTCCGGGCGCGGCCGAAGAGCAGGGCCACGGCGAAGGCTGCCGGCGTTCTCGCGAGGGTCTTGGCGAGGAAGAGGGCCAGGGCGCTCAGAGAGATCGTGCCGGGAGGGAGAGGGATGGACGAGTGCACGTTGCTGGGTGAAACCCTAGACTACGCCGTGTCTCTCAAAGCTCAGGTCGAGGCGATGCAGCTGCTGCTGAGGACTCTTCAGGCCCCCAAGAACCCTAGTA TGCTGAAGAATCAGTAA